Sequence from the Parus major isolate Abel chromosome 1, Parus_major1.1, whole genome shotgun sequence genome:
AGTAACAGTAGTAGTGGCCACTCTCAGAGGAGATGCCTGAATGCACCACCACACTGCAGAGGTCGTACACGACAGTCATGAAGCCACTCCCTGGGGCAGCACCATCCTTCCCACGACAGCAAACCTCCTCAGCTTCCTCTGGAGCAACAAGGATGGGTAGCTTGAGCACCACAGGGATGGAGACATTGTCCAAGATCTTCTTCCGCTTCATAGTCCGTGGGTCAAAGGAAAACCGCAGCAGTGTGAGGATGAGGTAGTGTGGACCCTCTGTCAGCTCTGCCACCTTCTCAGCATCCTGCAAGGATGCACATTTCTCACAGTGGTATTTATTCTCTGCTGTCAGTCTTTCCGGGGATAGAAAATAGTTGATTAAATCTGGGACAGATCTGGAGTCCTTGGGAGCATGTGCCTGCTCCCCAAAAGTCGAGACAGGGTCTTTGGCTGCATCTACCCCAACATCATTGCCACATACGGgatttgctgcttctcctggttCCTGGAAACCTAATGTTTCCACCGACACTGTTGAGGCTGCGTTGTCACTGGCCATGGGGGCCTTCCTCTGGATCCAGGGAGAGCCCATAAGCTGGCCTGCATTTTCTGGAGGCTCAATGAACTGTGCACCAATTTCTTCCACTGGTAGAACAGATGTGGTCCCACGCACATTCCTGTCCGATGGAGGAAAAGCCAGGGACAGGTCTGTGAAGGCTTCTTCTCGGGACGAAACATTCAGGCACTTCAAGCAGCGGATCTTTGTCATCATTTTACCCCCAAACATCTTCTCAATCAATGTCTTGTTTAAGTAATGATGCTCCACTGCCTGAGACATCAAGCTGGATTCCTTGAGTTTCTGGTAGAtcctttttccagttttttcttcttcatgcaATCTTtggcaggggagaaaaaggcTGTGTTATGCATCAATATAACACCAAGAGGTAGTTTCTAAAGTAGGGCTCCTGTTCTTCACTGCAAGTGGTTGATCCCAGTTAACCTGCCTGAACCCAGGGGTCTGATGCTGTGGGAGAAAGGTGGGTAGGAGTCAGACAGGATTTGGGAACCTGAAGTCTTCATGTGCCACTGACCCCACACTTCTAGAGGGATCACTGAGACACCACTGACTGGGACATTTGATATTTCTAGGTTAAAGtcaaaaatcagcattttacaGATTAGGCTGAGTAGCTTGTCAGGTGAAACTCTATGGTTGGTGattttagattagatatcaggaaaaatcactggaagggtggtcaggcattggaagagACTGACCAAGGACATAGTGAAATCACTGTTCCTAGAAGCGTTAAAAAATGCATAGATGTGGCATTTagggacatgatttagtggtggacttggtggtgctgggttaatggttggactcaacAATCATaggggtcttttccagccttaatgacTCTGTAATTTTATGAATTCCTTGTTTCCTCAGagcaaaggcagaaattttCAAGTTGAACTAAGTTCTGACCTTACCCCTAAAATTTTCCAAACAGGGTTTTATTAAGGAGCCTCAGACCAGTCTCACCATCCCAACCCTCCACTCTCCCAACTCCTCTGAGTCTCAGCCACTGTTTGTAAGTGGGTGAGCACTAAACATCGGGCTTTGGGGCTTAGGGACACTGTTGTCACCAGGCTCTGGGATCACAGCACTCGTCACATACCGGTCCAGCAAATACTTGAGGTACTCTGAGCAGtcctgctgagctccaggggTGAACCAGGGTGGCcaggaggcagagaggaagCTCTCAGGGGAGATGGCAGGTCGCTGGCagcaacacagaagaaatgcatttaatCCCAGCAGTTTTTCTTCAATTCACacagggggagggagaggggagaggagtGGGTTTTCTGGCTGGTTCACTGGGAGCACAGTGTTCTGTGCTTGATAAGGTCCCTTTTCACCCCCTACAAAGGCTAATCCCTGTGCACAGCCCTTGGTTTGCTGTAAGCCAGGATGGTAAGGATGAATTTCaaacattattttacatatacTTCTACAAAATACCCATGTGTTtattattcaatttttaaatggtttattGGCTTGATCCAGATAATTCTACTTAATTCAGCCTGAATTTAATTTGCTGCTCCATTTAATTTGATCAGGATCTCTCTCATCAaatcctctttaaaaaaaaaggcaaaaaaatccacTAAACTTCCACCAAATATTCAGATCACTGCAGGCAGGTAATCTGTTACCAGTAATGTAATTGCTGTCATTACGAAGCAGATGTCTAATTAACATGGAAAAAGACCCATCTTTAGCAAAAAAGTAACTTTAGGAACAacccaaagaagaaaaataactgaaaggaAATTAACGTCAGCTACACAGCAAGGAAATATGCTTCTGTACTTGTTCATCACAGAACACAGACACTCTAAACTGCCATCAAAACCTAGACTCTTCTGTGACCAAATATTAAATCTAACAGGATGTCTATATTTCCCCCCAGGTCATCTGTAGTGACATAATACCACAATGCTACCAGCCAGCTCTGACAGTCAAGGCTTGGGAAATGGAGAAGCCTGGATCACTTGCTACCCAGCAAGGGAAAATTCACTGGCTTTCCAAAACCTGGTTTTTCTAGGGACAGAAAGATATATTTTCAAGAGAGAAATTAGATATGACCTAGCTGTATCTCCAGGAGTCACATTTGTCAtggaaatatttacaattaGTTTAaggatgttatttttattttactttccttcACATACAGAGAGATTTAAAGACCTGGAATCTAAGGGGGCTTTTATAATTATCCTTTTaacaaaaccacttttaaaacaattttcaccAATTGCTAGTGCTTTGCTGGGCAGCAGTGGGATAAGCAAGCTGCTCCAGTCTTCTCCCTTCCTGCAcagcaagaaacaaaacctctgcTTCACACCACAGGCTTCTCAGCTGACCACAGATGTAAACTATTACCTAATGGACTTCATTGTCAAAACCATTAGCTATTACATCAGCCCAGCCCAAGAGGACCACAAGTTAAAGACAGGCAGCCTGGTGTGAACATAGCCCACTTTCATGGGTGATAGGAGTTTCCCCTCCACCTCTCCCAAAATTAGCCTCCTTCATATAAACAAAATTTGTCCCATTACAAAAACCCACCAAGATCCACAGCTCCTTATCAGCACGTTAGAGCCGGCAGGAAGCAACTTGGAGACGAGCCTTTCCGCAGCCGACAGTCCAAACAAATAACTAGAACATGAAATAATTACCTGACTGTGCTCCAAAAATGCAAAGAGCCACTGGAGCTTTGTCATCAGGGGCTGGGAGTTGCCCTCAGTTAAATTCAACACTGAATGCCGAaagctgtgaaagaaaagcagagatgcaATCTGTGAGATGGAAAATCAGTGTGGGACATGCAAGGCTGGAGTGACGAGCACCCCCTGGAGCAGTCTTGAACGGGAGCAAGGGAGGAAAAACTCACTCTGAAGCCATGAAAAGAGATTGTATGATGCTGTTCATGTAGCAGGTGTTTCCCAAGTTAATTAACCCAATCTTTCCCGTCTCTGATTTGGATGCCAGGCGTGGGTAGAAGCAGGCCAGCTCATTCTTTTGGGAGGTCCAAGCATTTTGTCCCAAGAGGTGTTTAATCCGGTCTTCATTTGGAATTGGGAGAGCCTTGGAAAGAGAGATCTGTGTTACAAATCATTATCTATTCTCACAGGAGGAAGCTGAGGGGCAGGCATcgatctcttctctctgctgatCAGTGACAGGGCACAAGAAAAcagcatgaagctgtgtcaggggaggtttaggctggatattaggaaaagtgTCCAGCATGGACTGGCTGtatactggaacaggtttcccagggaagttGTCATGGCACCAAGCCAAGAAGCATTcggacaatgctctcaggcacacgGGGTGGTTCCtggggttgtcctgtgcagggtcaggagttgagctcgatgatccttgtgggttccctccagctcagggtattctatgatcctatgacTGATCTTTTCCCATGAAGAATTAGTAATGGGCAACTGCAAAACTCCTCTGCTAGAGGAGTTCACACAGCCCATATTTCCTGTTCTTCATGTGAACCTGCCTCCATGCAAGGAATAGTTTACATGTTTGTATTAGTCCTTCAGAGGCATTTGAGAATAATATTATAGCTAAAACCTACAGGCACTATCAGGGCTTCTGCAGGCCCACCATTAGAGAAGTAACTTCCTTCAACCTGCCTACACAGGGCTCACACTCAGAATTCTAATCCCCTTTCTTCTACCACCATCTGAGGTGTTGAGGTCAGGACATCCCTACCAGTGGGACAGTCCATCTATTCCAGGCTACCAACAAAGATGCCATTTCCATATGGAAAGCAGTAAAATGACTGAGAAAAGCATGACTTACTTTAACTGCTTCTAGGACTGGTTCATAGAGGTCTGGGAATCCTGAGAAGCGGAAGAACATGCAGTGGATGAGCTCggccagctgctccagggagctggTTGCAGAATTGGAATCCTCCTTCTTCAAAGAAGCCACCAGCCTGGGGATGTggggaagcagctggaaaagaaaaattcactACAAAAATTACTCCACATTATTCAcataattttaatacatttgtGGGAATGAAATTCACCTGCAGGCAGAAAAGACTGAACAGGAGTTCAGTGCCATTCTAGACTTCATCCTCCACCCTTTGAACTCAACAGCAACTCTCTTGTTGATTTTGGCAACCCTAGAGTGTTTTGTGTTGCATGACACCTGcaggtttgtgctgctgctttgctgagcTGCAACTGCCATTCTTTAGTCTCCCCTAAATCCCACATCCACAGTGGAAAGGAAAGGCTGACTGCCAAGTGCAGGGATTCAAACCTGCAAGGTAGATGGGATTAGCCTAAAAGGCATGttggctgctgtgctctggtgtTATTTTATACAGAATATACTGAACTGAAATTGGTATGGTTGGATGGATGGCAACAGGCATACAAACAGCACATTCTTTACTTTGCTTTCAtctcaaaaatgtaaaaaatgcacAAGCAGATGCTGATGCAAATTATCCATTGCTCACGGGCACCCTCTGCTgaccctgcagctgcacacagaatTAATAACCTATTTCCAACCCTGCAGATGTGCTAGAGTGACCCAGGCACTTACATAAcctttttcatatttatattttaggtTATTTTTAGCACAGTGCAATGCTGGAGTAAAGTGTCAGGACCCCAGTCCAGCCATTTCCTGgtcctctcttcctctcctctttttccttccctacaTAATATTGAGATTTTAACTATTTCCCTTCCAACAGGAAAGGCTGTTGGGGGAAGCAAATCAATTGCAGCACCTTTTTATACATCAGAATTTTGCCAAGCTGTGATGGGAACATTTCTCAAAACCCTTCCAAAGTGCCAGGGCAAACACAAAAAGACATGGTTTGGCCCTGTTggattttcaatattttttttaataaaggaggAAATTTATGCTTATGGGCTACAGATGGAAACTTCAAGCCAAGAACAACCTACAGCTTTTGGAGTGTTTGAAAATTTGATGCCCAGCTGAAGACAACACATTGGAATGACTATTTTTAGAAACCAAAGAGTTTCTCAAGAAATTAAGGTTCCTTCAAAGTATCTCcagctgagaaaggaaaaagcatcagctgaaaatgttggctagctttgttttttcctagcCTTATCTGTTTATTCTGTGAACTTTAGGTGAAAAGCCAGATATAAGGGCTTTAATGAGAAAGTACAAAATCAAACATTAATAGGAGTAATTTTTCATCACTGCTTTTATCAGTACAATCACTACAAGCATGCTTTTGCCTTCAGCCttactttttaaattcagcattCCAGAGACAACgccagcaggaagcagagctgtgctttagtgccaacagcaaagcaaactaaaatatcactgtggaaatgaaaagggaaTATTCAAATGTTGCCAAAagttgttttttgcttttaacagAGAATTTGTGTAGTGAAGTGTTCTGATCCAATCTTCTGGTCTTGCTGCACTGATGCTGTACAAACCTTTCAAAGATGACCCACCACTTAAAGAAATGGGTGCCACATGTTGGTGACAATTTAAAGCTGCATGTGGAATGGGGCCCACTGAGTCCAACAGACAGTGAGGCACCCGCTTAGGAAAAGCAAGGGCTGTTTAATAACATATTCCCTGCCCTCCACAGGGAGAGCACTCTGAGATGTTCTCAGTGCAGAGGATCCCCCAAATGCACTCCAATGCCAGAGTGGCAACATCTGCCCCACCTTAGGCCCCCCACTatccctgctgccccacagcagggTTACACTCAGCAACATCCAAGTGCCAGACACAGCCTTACCAAGTGAAATGCCTCGTGGGAGTGCTGGAAGCTCAGCAGCATGTATTGCAGGACAGACAAAGCCCCCTCCCTCACAATGGGGTACAGCAGCTTGGAGAAGACCtggtggaggagaaaaaaaagcaagtgagAAGGCAGGATGGCACTGCAACCAGCAGAAtggaacagcaggaaacagAGGCACTGGGCATCTACCATGGCTGCTGGTCTCTTCCTACTCCATGCTGGTAGTTAGCCTGTAACTAGGTCTCCAGGGTCATCTCCTGCCCAAAGTATTGGCTCAGGGCActcttaaaaatactgtttgggTTATCCTCACCCTTTCAGGCTTGTGTAATGCCTGTGCTGCACCTCCATATCTCCTCATGAAGAAGCCATGCAAGCTCAGCAGAATGCTAGATTTTCTAGAATGTGCCTCTTAATTTATTCAGGTATTTGGAACTTTGTCACTAACCTTTCAGACAAAGATACAAAAAGCAAGCATCTTTTTCAAAGGCTACATAATggtatttattctgttttacaAAAAATACCTGTATATCCTCTACTGCTGTCAGATAGTACTTTTGAGGGGTTTCCAAAAATCACATGTTATTTTATGGCTGTGCCCCTTTCctatgcattaaaaattaaaggaaagaaagaaaagccaaagatGCTTGGCTACTGTCCCACTGCTCAATGCACTTGAGGGATCACAAATGCAGTTATTGATAATGTTCCGTTACTGATAATTATAGAATGACAGTATCATTTAGGTGAGAAAATACCTCTAAAATCATTGAGcccaactgttaacccagcactgccaagtccaccattaaaccatgtccctaagaGCCCTGTCTTAGTAGTTTCTACTGTGACTTCTTCTGGCGGCTCAGCCAGGTTTTATCCCCATCATTCAAAGGAGGGCAGAGTAGGACCACAGAATGGAAAAAGTTCTGAAATAGTGACCAGTTTCAGTGCTTCATCACAGTTTTCTGAGATAGCAAGTACTCACTGCTGAAACAGGTAATGGCAACGGCAGCAAGGGCTTTATCCACACTGATTAAAGGACTAAGCCAGGGCACAGGCTTTAAAACTGACCTGTGACTCTGTAGACTATTAATACGCTCACTGATATGTACTTTGCCTGTGCCAGCCAGCAATGACCCAGGCACGGTCAAAGGAGAGCATGTCACATTCCCAAAAGCAAGTTTTACAAGAGCTTCACAGTTCGGGAAGGAGAGTGTTCAACTGGTTTGAAAATCCTTGGCTactttatttcataatttttaagataTCAGTGCCTCTGCAGACCACAACCTGCAGAATCCCAGGTTGAACATCACTCCTAGCTGCAATATCAGTATCCCTTGGGACAGCAAACTCTTTTTTGCTCTATGTATCTCATCTTGTCATTTGAAAGGCAAGGTGATATTTCAGGTACAAGATGGTATTTCTGTGGTTCACATTCACATTTAAAAGAGCCAACTGaccttttctatttttgaaaGAGTGACTTCAATCAAGATGCTGAACTTTTTCACTGCAGCCAAACCCTTCAGCAGAGCAATTATCCACTTGTCTATGTTCTTTCCCAGGGGCCAGGACACCCAGTCAATCATcctgaaatgaaacacaaactcttaaataaatttaatgcaTGTCTTATAAAAGTCAAGCTCCACTCTGGGTCAAACCTCCTCCAAACTGGTGTCCAGTCACTGGGATGAGACAGGCTCTTCACAAGGCATTTCACATGTTAttcaaagcacagcagagcccgAAGTAGAAATACCCCAATGTCACCATAACGCTGTGGTTCATCAGAGGATCAAGCCCACATCCATCAAGTAAAGTGGGGATTTTCTTCCACAAACTTTGGTCTAATCAAGttcaagtttttaaaactgGTGCAGTGCTCTATATACTACTCATGTGAGGGTTTGATTGAGGTCTCCACATTGTCAccattagaaaacaaattatacTAGTTTAATCTCTGCATTTTTACTGGTAAGAAAGAACCACTCAGATTCACATAATTTAGTTTTGTGTGGGAAACATTGATTTCcaagaacatattttaaaaatgccatgTGAAAACTAGTAGAAGCCAATTATTCCTGAATGTcacaagtaaaaaaattaatttccagtcATTTAACCAATGTGTAGCCATGTTTCTGCAAGACATAAGTGCTTTACAGAAGTTTCTCATAAAACAATAACCTAAGACTAAGTGAAGACACATTGGTTCTGtttaaatttcatgttaaaCAGCCAGGAAGTAAATAAGACTTGGGATCTCCAAGTATCAAACTTTGCTGACCATTTCAGTACCTTTGATTTGAAGATACCCCAGACCTTCAGGTTACACCAGAGTCCAGCTAATTTACCCAGTCAAATCCTTTTGCTTATCAACCTGTATCTCATGCAAAATCAAAAGAAGAGAAGACAGATAACTAACAGCCACAAGGCAAAGAGCAGGAATTAGTGAAGTTTACAAGGAACTGGGAAAATTGAAGTCTagtcagtaaaaaaaatcattaaaagcagaacatgttgagatgttgaaaaataataaaagtcaAACCAAGTTGGATAATAAAGCAAATGCCAGAGAAGCTTGCACAGACATTTGCCCCAGAGGAGAGCAAGGAAAGCCATGTGATCACTGTATGTGAAGATGCACAGCTGTCAAGCAGCATCAACACAAGATCAAGGAGTCACAAGGAAGACCCTGAGGATTAGAAATGTAGAACTGGAAGGAAATGCATTGATTCAAAAGGCATGGAAGCCACTAGGAGTGGAGGCTCCAGTAACTCATCTGCTTGAAGACAACCAGGCAGATACCAGGTGACTACAAGTTCCCAGTGTAACAGCAGCCATGGAAAAGACCAGCACCATCTGTGGTGCAGAAGGAAAGGCCTCTAGAGCAAAACAGTGACATCTGAGGCTGTGGTGAGGCTGTCATGATGAACACGGTGCACAAACACCACCATCTGTGCCCATGACCAATGAACCATGTTGAAGAAACATGTTCAGGTAGCAGGGGAAATGAAGAACACTTCCTGCAAGGAAAGCTTAAAATAACTGGGCTTGTTTAGCACAGCCATGAGAAAGCAGAGATGGGAAGGGACAGCTCTTCCTGCACATATTGAAGGAATAAACACCAGGGAGGCAACAGATAGCTCAGCTATTTCTGTTGGCATAACATCAAATGAACTGCAAGATGGCCAGAAATACACACAGACTGGCTGTCAGAAGAGAGATTTCACCCACTAAAGCAACCCAGTGGTGGAAGAGCTGTGAAAGAACAGCAGTGGGAGAATTGTCCTGCTTTGAGAAGCAGAGTAAAACATTCATGAAAGGGGTCTGTAATGTCAAAGCTATAAAGCAGGGAGATTGATCCAGAGATTCAAAGCTCCTTTTTCTCCCTAGATTCTTTAAAGAGGCATAAAATAACCTTAGTTGCTTGAAGCTATACTTTGCCAGCACTGGTGGCTAAGTTACAGTGCTGCCCATATTGCTACAGtaggaagaaattatattttaaattcacattGCACAATCCACAAATGTTTTAGTAGTGATAACCCTAATTTGACAAAGGAGTAATCGATTTGGTATGCTAAACTTTTAGAAGCCCAGACCCTGATCTCCAGAGATAGCGAGTGCCTGCacagctgtgtgacagcagaTGCTTCCCACATCTGGACCTGGGCTCTTTGGAATAGATACATCcccaggaaaaaacaaaacaaaacagacacacaaaaaaaacccaaaaacaaacaaaaaaaccccaaaacaacaacaacaaaaaaaaaaccaaaccaaaaaacaccaaaacaaaacacaacccAAATCTGTGAATACCTCTTATGTCACAGATGCACAATAATAGAGTTCATCTAAAAATAGACAAACTCTGTAAAAGAGACTGTGGTGTACACTTATGCCAGCAGGTGACagccttgcttttttttttaccactaCTTGTTCTTTACATGCTTGACCAGAAGCTCCACCCTAAATCCAGTTTACTTCCTGCTACTCCCAAACCCAAACTTCAGAAGACACTTCTAGGCGCAAGCAGTTTGTCACGGATTCTAAGCTAAAAGATCCTTAAATTTGTACATTTTCCCTTGATTTTCTAGGCATGGAGCACACACATCAAACAGCCTGTGGTCACGCTGTTTTGGAGGGACTCTCTTGCCACAGACATGCTGCCAAAACACCAACATTTCTCctaaattactttaattacattttgcagGCTCTGACTAATATTTATTTGTCCTTCTTCGTGACAAAGAATGTTCTAAGCAATGATGCAATTGATTTGGCAGCCTCTGTATTTAGACACTCAAACTCTTAGAAGATTAACCGTCTGGAGCTTGCAGCAGTAAGTGtccagaaggagaaaaagatggAGAAGTGGGTTAGGAACTGAACTAATAACTTAATATTTTGTCTTGGGTTACTCTGGATTCTGGGAAAAGCATGACCTTGCCCAGCAAGCAAAAGAGAAGTAACCCTTTTCTGCATGTATAAACTTCCCATCAGGAATAACGTGTTTCTGTCATGTAACCTTGTTGGGAGGGAGACACAAATCCCTCCCTGTaacaagaagaggaaaaaaacgCTTCCAGTGACATCAAGTCACTTGTGTTAAGTGCACACACCACTGCATGTGAATATCATCTATTTAAATGAAGAGCTCTAAGAAAAGAATGGGTTAAagacagaatcatggaataatttaggctggaaaatatCCTTAAGATCATTGAAGATACACGTGAGTAAGTGCAGAGCAAGGCACTGGAGCGCAGAAATGCTGTAGGACTTGGACATAAGGATGCAAAGAAGATGTGGTGATGCCAAAGAGGGCACTGGTGCTGCAAAGACCAGGTCTGGAATATATCAGGTAGCATTTCACCCTCTACTCTTCATCATGCTTTGACAAGGTCTCCACTGACTCTGCCTATCCAACTGCAGCACTACCACCTGACAAAGGCCAAAGTGGGACCTGGAAATCCCCCTCACATAAGTCTTTAGCTGTGACTGATGGCTTAAGATGATGTCCTTCTCAAGGGAGAAAAAGGTCATCAGGAAATCCTGAAAAGAAgatttctgggaagaaaaagccctcagcagcttcagaagaaaaaaaaaatcatcagatGTCTTTAAGATAGCCTGTGTTGGACATTCTTTAATACAATTTATTTCTAAGAAACtaaattaaaccaaacaaatatAATAATATCCATAATCATAGCAACAACCACTCTTTAGTTCTCTGGGACCTCAGGGATAGAAGAAATTatacagaagttttctttttccctacaCACTCCTCACCAGGCAACACCAGCCAAGCAGCTTGAGATAAAACCACACAGAGCATTTCTCCAAACTGAGCTGAAGCTTTCACTCACACAGCCTCTCCTACCTGCCAATGGCCATCATCATTTGCACATCAGTGATGCTGTCATCATTGGTGAGGTTTCTTATGACGCCATCCATGAGCTCCAGAGGGACAAACTGAACCACACTGGCCAAGGCATTGGAGGGAGCTTCCTGTTCCTCTGCAAGACAGGGATGGCCCCCAGTAATGAAGATGTTAGCTGACAGGAAAACCGGGCACACTAGGTCATTTCTTGTCctaaaaaccaaataatttctgCCCACAaaaatagaatcatagaattgtttaggttagaaaagctttccaagatcaagtccaacccttaacccagcactgccaagtccaccactaaaccacatccccaaGAGCCAATCCACACATCATGGAGCAGATATTGAGCTGTTGCCAATGAGCAGTGTAGAGTCCACTGTTAGCTGTGCTAGGAAGATAATTCCTCAAATCCCAGTGCAGCACATAATGAAGCTGGATCTTAGCAGATGGCTGTTCCCTGAAGCCATACGTAGCCCCAAGGGAGGAAGAGATCACAAGCATGTGTTTGGCCCAACTCAGGTACCAAATTTCCTCTGTTTGCTCTCTTTTTACTAAATACtgcaaataattgcaaaaaGATGCAACTGCAATTTTGCCTGCCTGGAAATGGGCCTCCTTCCAATGGATGAAGACATCATACTGAAAAACCCATTTCCTGTGGTCTTAGGAATAGCTAAAGCAGGAGCTCACCAGCCTTTCATGGCACTGGTACCTCCAAAAACTGTCTTAAACCCTCCACAATAACCTAAAGGCACCAGAATTTGGATAAATATTGTCTGTCTCACTTTAAGAGGCACTTCAGTCAGAAGTCACCCTTCAGACAGTCAGTAGGGCTTCATACCTCTAGGTCAGTGAGAAATAACTGCTTAGCTTTATCCCTATTctctggcagggagcaggctgcagagcacCACCAAGTCAGCCATAAGAGTGGAGCATTTCTAAAAGCTCTCAAGTTCCACTCTAAGGAGCTGCagataaaatgttttcccttAAGCCCAGCTGATGCTGGAAAGTGCTGAACACAAACTTGTGCTGCAAATGCTTCAATCCTGTTAACAGCTTCTGTCTGCAGACTCTCTCTGGTTTCAGGGTGATATTGttttcccagctcagagccccagTAACTTTTAGAGGTGCTTGTCTATTATATTTCACCTGTGGCTGCATTTCTGTAGTGGATGAAAACCCTGCAAGATGTCAAACTAATTGAGTTTGACTTCATCAGAACCAATGTTTACATTCCCggtctttttttaattattatatttaaattaccTGTTGAAGAAATTATGGTGAACAGCTCTTTCAAAGAGGGCAGGATGGCTGAGGTCTGAGTCCTCCAGATCCTCTGCAGCAGACCACTCACTTTGTTCACCTGCTCCAAGAACTCCATGATCTCCTCTTCCCCCTCAGAGACGCACTGGAACTGCCCGATGCACCGGATCAGCTGCTGGCAGAACAAGAGCTG
This genomic interval carries:
- the USP35 gene encoding ubiquitin carboxyl-terminal hydrolase 35 isoform X1, with product MLGVRDAGGTLGVRDAGGILRCEEQGAEMDKILEAVVMSSYPNNVKQGLVRRVIEAAKQPMDSEQCWSMLELSTKLYLTGDTKYKREIGKEVLEVYGHYHPEEFEEFFNVRFLLSLLQEGYGPLGKRSHYVLDYIQLGLQFVLESPSANNIFSLLRIEVLRKVCERPSPKQCAKISKLLMQHPQCIPTGKHQLLFCQQLIRCIGQFQCVSEGEEEIMEFLEQVNKVSGLLQRIWRTQTSAILPSLKELFTIISSTEEQEAPSNALASVVQFVPLELMDGVIRNLTNDDSITDVQMMMAIGRMIDWVSWPLGKNIDKWIIALLKGLAAVKKFSILIEVTLSKIEKVFSKLLYPIVREGALSVLQYMLLSFQHSHEAFHLLLPHIPRLVASLKKEDSNSATSSLEQLAELIHCMFFRFSGFPDLYEPVLEAVKALPIPNEDRIKHLLGQNAWTSQKNELACFYPRLASKSETGKIGLINLGNTCYMNSIIQSLFMASDFRHSVLNLTEGNSQPLMTKLQWLFAFLEHSQRPAISPESFLSASWPPWFTPGAQQDCSEYLKYLLDRLHEEEKTGKRIYQKLKESSLMSQAVEHHYLNKTLIEKMFGGKMMTKIRCLKCLNVSSREEAFTDLSLAFPPSDRNVRGTTSVLPVEEIGAQFIEPPENAGQLMGSPWIQRKAPMASDNAASTVSVETLGFQEPGEAANPVCGNDVGVDAAKDPVSTFGEQAHAPKDSRSVPDLINYFLSPERLTAENKYHCEKCASLQDAEKVAELTEGPHYLILTLLRFSFDPRTMKRKKILDNVSIPVVLKLPILVAPEEAEEVCCRGKDGAAPGSGFMTVVYDLCSVVVHSGISSESGHYYCYSRECTDTVPHGQPRDGVPKQASDKQLDFEIQWYLFNDTRVSFSSFESVSNVTSFFPKDTAYVLFYRQRPGRQSCLLHEALAEAGRLHGELSLHKDLMEAISKDNILFLQEQEKEARNRAAYISALPKSPLWWRDLDRDKDDDSSSGGCSPAAGGGGSSSFHGLVF